A genomic stretch from Aerococcaceae bacterium zg-1292 includes:
- a CDS encoding rRNA pseudouridine synthase, giving the protein MRLDKLLIQTKNYSKRQRKKLLADGDILVDGHKALALSQNIDSHLQTIIVNGQQLIGEREHYFVMNKPTGVVSAVSDADKVTVIDLIDNHTKLSGLYPIGRLDRDTSGLLLITTNGPLGFRMLHPDYHVKKTYEVVVNGKLTARHQQQFQQGIIFEGGYRCRPAQLVILSADATQSIAHVTISEGKFHQVKKMFLSIGVKVIQLKRIAFGPFVLDSQLAPGQYRELTASELMLIKAYLG; this is encoded by the coding sequence GTGCGGCTAGACAAATTACTGATACAGACGAAAAATTACTCGAAGAGACAGCGTAAAAAATTATTGGCAGACGGTGATATTTTGGTAGATGGACACAAAGCCCTTGCGCTCAGTCAGAACATCGATAGTCATCTGCAGACAATTATCGTAAATGGTCAACAATTAATCGGTGAGCGTGAACATTATTTTGTTATGAATAAACCCACTGGTGTTGTGAGTGCTGTGTCTGATGCCGATAAAGTGACCGTGATTGATTTGATTGATAATCATACGAAGTTATCTGGATTATATCCAATTGGACGCTTGGACCGTGACACTAGTGGCCTGCTGTTAATAACGACTAATGGACCACTCGGTTTTCGGATGTTGCATCCGGATTATCATGTAAAAAAGACATATGAGGTGGTTGTCAATGGTAAATTAACTGCACGGCATCAACAGCAATTTCAACAAGGGATTATCTTTGAAGGTGGTTATCGCTGTCGTCCGGCACAGCTAGTAATACTATCGGCAGATGCCACGCAAAGTATTGCGCATGTGACTATTTCAGAAGGGAAATTCCACCAAGTTAAAAAGATGTTTCTATCCATTGGTGTGAAAGTCATTCAGTTGAAACGGATTGCATTTGGTCCGTTCGTATTAGACTCACAATTAGCACCAGGACAGTATCGTGAATTAACAGCGAGTGAATTAATGCTGATTAAAGCGTATTTAGGTTAA
- a CDS encoding pneumococcal-type histidine triad protein, translating to MKKRILAALFSSMLLGGAAINPLHAPVFAEETTEHHDEDDHHGDDHDHDHDGDGFEFEADHVVKKDGDKYIVAHGDHYHNVPASELTEEQIKEADEYLEKHPEVTKEYEMKKDVYAGYFEDDQVKDRELSDWEGEWQSVLPYLEDGTLDMVMEKKAKEGKMTAEEYKEYYMKGYKTDVDHITIKDGKMTFKTGDKSVTGEYKYEGKEILKYEKGNRGVRFLFTKVGGDEEAPKSVQFSDHNIAPTKVMHYHIYFGDKSHEELLKEMENWPTYYPAEWSGAQIMTDQLNH from the coding sequence ATGAAAAAACGTATATTAGCAGCACTTTTTAGCTCAATGTTATTAGGAGGCGCCGCAATTAATCCATTACACGCCCCTGTTTTTGCAGAAGAAACAACTGAACATCATGACGAAGATGACCACCACGGTGATGACCATGACCATGACCATGATGGTGACGGCTTTGAATTTGAAGCTGACCATGTCGTGAAAAAAGATGGCGATAAATATATCGTTGCGCATGGCGACCACTATCATAATGTTCCAGCAAGCGAATTAACAGAAGAACAAATAAAAGAAGCTGATGAGTATTTAGAAAAACATCCGGAAGTCACAAAAGAATATGAGATGAAAAAAGATGTTTATGCCGGCTATTTTGAAGATGACCAAGTAAAAGACCGTGAATTATCCGACTGGGAAGGTGAATGGCAATCTGTTTTACCTTACTTAGAAGACGGGACTTTAGACATGGTAATGGAGAAAAAAGCCAAAGAAGGCAAAATGACTGCTGAAGAGTATAAAGAATACTACATGAAAGGTTATAAAACCGATGTTGACCACATTACCATTAAAGATGGAAAAATGACCTTCAAAACAGGTGACAAATCAGTGACTGGTGAGTACAAATATGAAGGCAAAGAAATCCTAAAATACGAAAAAGGTAACCGTGGTGTGCGTTTCTTATTCACTAAAGTCGGTGGTGATGAAGAAGCACCAAAATCTGTACAATTTAGCGACCACAATATCGCACCAACAAAAGTAATGCACTACCATATCTACTTCGGCGATAAATCTCACGAAGAATTATTAAAAGAAATGGAAAACTGGCCTACATACTATCCTGCAGAATGGTCAGGTGCACAAATTATGACAGACCAATTAAACCATTAA
- a CDS encoding iron-containing alcohol dehydrogenase, with the protein MATFYVPSTNLIGAGCVNEIGGYVKDLGYNKALLVTDKFIESSDILPKVVAPLKEAGVEFVIFSDVDANPTCKNVMDGLAVLKDNDCDFIISLGGGSPQDCASCISVLATNGGKPQDYEGLHKSSEKGLPVVAINTTAGTSAELTINYVITDEERKVKMVMVDKNSLALISVNDPELMVSKPAALTAATGMDAMTHAVEALVTPGAYGVTKKLSMGAIELIKEFLPRAVKDGFDIEARTGMVDAIFLGGMAFNNAGLGYVHSMAHQLGAVYNLPHGVCCAMLLPIIERENAKRVPAAFRDVAKALGLNPEGKTDEECAAYAIAEIEKLSETVGIPKKLTELNIKEEDFDFEYLSKNAMIDACAPGNPFTPTLEETIAFYKELF; encoded by the coding sequence ATGGCAACATTTTATGTACCATCAACCAATTTAATTGGTGCAGGATGTGTTAACGAAATCGGGGGATACGTTAAAGATTTAGGTTATAACAAAGCATTATTGGTAACGGATAAATTTATCGAAAGTAGCGATATTTTACCAAAAGTAGTAGCGCCTTTAAAAGAAGCAGGCGTTGAATTTGTAATCTTTAGTGATGTAGATGCGAATCCAACGTGTAAAAATGTAATGGATGGCTTAGCAGTCTTAAAAGACAATGATTGCGACTTCATCATCAGTTTAGGAGGTGGGTCACCACAAGATTGCGCAAGCTGTATTTCAGTGCTAGCAACTAATGGCGGAAAACCTCAGGATTACGAGGGATTACATAAATCGTCAGAGAAAGGTTTACCAGTGGTTGCGATTAATACGACAGCGGGAACATCTGCTGAGCTTACTATCAACTATGTCATTACAGATGAAGAGCGTAAAGTAAAAATGGTAATGGTTGATAAAAACTCATTAGCCTTAATATCCGTCAATGACCCTGAATTAATGGTTTCAAAACCAGCGGCATTAACGGCTGCTACAGGTATGGATGCGATGACTCATGCGGTAGAAGCCTTAGTAACACCTGGTGCTTATGGCGTAACCAAAAAATTATCCATGGGTGCAATTGAATTAATTAAAGAATTCCTACCACGTGCAGTGAAAGATGGGTTTGATATTGAAGCACGTACAGGGATGGTTGATGCGATATTTTTAGGAGGTATGGCCTTTAACAACGCTGGTCTAGGCTATGTGCACTCAATGGCACACCAATTAGGTGCGGTGTATAATTTACCGCATGGTGTGTGTTGTGCGATGTTATTACCGATTATTGAGCGTGAAAATGCTAAACGCGTACCTGCTGCTTTCCGTGATGTTGCTAAAGCATTAGGCTTAAATCCTGAAGGCAAAACCGATGAAGAATGTGCTGCTTATGCGATTGCAGAAATAGAAAAATTATCTGAAACAGTGGGTATTCCTAAAAAATTAACAGAGTTGAACATCAAAGAAGAAGACTTTGACTTTGAATACCTATCTAAAAATGCAATGATTGATGCCTGTGCACCAGGTAATCCATTTACACCAACATTAGAAGAAACGATTGCTTTTTATAAAGAGTTGTTCTAA
- a CDS encoding ABC transporter ATP-binding protein, giving the protein MSYIEFKDVVKEYRTGEVVTRANDGINFSIERGEFVVILGPSGAGKSTTLNILGGMDKATSGVVSIDGENIAHYTQKQLTTFRRNAVGFVFQNYNLVPNLTAKENVELMIQIAKSDLIAEDVLAHCGLSHRLDNFPAQLSGGEQQRVSIARAIAGSPKLLLCDEPTGALDYETGKQILQLLQDTARHSDTTVIVITHNSTIAQMADRIIEIRNGKVKSERLNATPKAVAEISW; this is encoded by the coding sequence ATGAGTTATATTGAGTTTAAAGATGTTGTAAAAGAATATCGCACAGGTGAAGTGGTGACACGCGCAAATGACGGGATTAATTTTTCGATTGAACGTGGTGAATTTGTCGTCATCCTCGGTCCATCAGGTGCGGGTAAATCGACGACATTAAATATTCTAGGTGGTATGGATAAGGCCACCAGTGGTGTGGTGTCGATTGATGGCGAAAACATTGCTCATTACACGCAAAAACAATTGACGACATTTCGACGAAATGCGGTAGGATTTGTCTTTCAAAATTATAATTTGGTACCGAATTTAACAGCGAAAGAAAATGTCGAACTAATGATTCAAATTGCTAAAAGTGATTTAATAGCAGAAGATGTCTTAGCTCATTGTGGGTTGAGTCATCGCTTAGATAATTTTCCGGCACAATTATCTGGTGGCGAACAACAACGTGTTTCCATAGCGCGTGCTATTGCGGGTTCTCCTAAATTATTATTATGTGATGAGCCGACGGGGGCATTGGATTATGAGACAGGTAAACAAATTTTGCAGTTGCTACAAGATACCGCGCGGCATTCTGACACAACAGTGATTGTTATTACGCATAATAGTACGATTGCGCAAATGGCAGATCGCATTATTGAGATTCGCAATGGTAAAGTAAAATCAGAACGTTTAAATGCAACACCCAAAGCAGTAGCAGAAATTTCTTGGTAG
- a CDS encoding class I SAM-dependent rRNA methyltransferase produces MRLHKLTPRAVQRIEAGEKLLRAEDFILQDAVRGQKEGTILQLVDDNKQFVAKAIVSQQNKGLAWVFTQHEQIYFNEDFIDNCIEDAIELRASYFADEATTAFRLFNGEGDGIGGVTVDWYDGFVQINWYTRAVYNEREWFVTVLKHYVPEIKGIYETKRFALTDGEVAIEHTSGEVAPSPIVIKENNSQYAIHLGEEWMTGLFLDQRDVRRFIQQQAQDMSVLNLFSYTGGFSVAAAVGGAAKTVSVDVANRSLEKTQEQFALNEIEAPSDAHEIRVMDVFDYIQYAKRHQLQFDWVVCDPPSFARTKHYQFSVERDYQQLAQDLFDLTAVNGFCVISTNHSGYEKQRLIQDMNDVIHGHDGDFQLIQVATMPSDFPTSADEASQYLKVLIYYRVS; encoded by the coding sequence ATGAGATTACACAAATTAACCCCTCGAGCAGTCCAACGCATTGAAGCGGGCGAGAAACTGTTACGAGCAGAAGATTTTATTTTACAAGATGCCGTCAGAGGTCAAAAAGAAGGAACCATTTTACAGTTAGTTGATGACAATAAGCAATTTGTTGCTAAGGCGATTGTTAGTCAACAAAATAAAGGACTGGCCTGGGTCTTTACACAGCACGAACAAATCTACTTTAATGAAGATTTTATTGATAATTGCATCGAAGATGCGATTGAGTTGCGAGCGTCGTACTTTGCTGATGAAGCGACTACTGCTTTTCGCTTGTTTAATGGCGAGGGTGACGGTATTGGTGGAGTGACCGTAGATTGGTACGATGGCTTTGTGCAAATTAATTGGTATACACGGGCTGTCTATAATGAACGAGAATGGTTTGTGACAGTGTTGAAGCATTATGTACCGGAGATTAAAGGAATTTATGAGACAAAACGCTTCGCGCTAACAGATGGTGAAGTTGCAATTGAACATACGAGTGGCGAGGTGGCGCCGAGTCCAATAGTGATTAAAGAAAATAATAGTCAATATGCCATTCATTTGGGGGAAGAATGGATGACAGGACTCTTTTTAGATCAACGAGATGTGCGTCGTTTTATCCAACAACAAGCACAGGATATGAGTGTCTTGAATTTATTCAGTTATACCGGTGGTTTTTCAGTAGCAGCTGCTGTAGGTGGTGCGGCTAAGACAGTTAGTGTCGATGTTGCAAACCGGAGTTTGGAAAAGACGCAAGAGCAATTTGCACTCAATGAGATTGAAGCGCCGAGTGATGCTCACGAGATTCGGGTGATGGATGTGTTTGACTATATTCAATATGCCAAACGTCATCAATTACAATTTGATTGGGTAGTGTGTGATCCACCAAGTTTTGCACGTACTAAGCACTATCAATTTAGTGTGGAACGTGATTACCAACAATTGGCGCAAGATTTATTTGATTTGACGGCTGTCAATGGTTTTTGTGTGATTAGTACCAACCATAGTGGCTATGAAAAGCAACGCTTGATTCAGGATATGAACGATGTTATTCACGGGCATGATGGTGACTTCCAATTAATTCAAGTGGCGACCATGCCGAGTGATTTTCCAACGTCTGCCGATGAGGCGAGTCAATATCTGAAAGTATTAATTTATTACCGTGTAAGTTAG
- a CDS encoding FtsX-like permease family protein has protein sequence MNRTVWRDNLREIKKSWPRFLSILLIMLLGVAFFVGIKATSPAMLETTRRHFERYQLPDGQVLSTLGLDESDIKVIQSLGLDVEPLKTLETTLSPVGEQVKVYPYLAKRRYFYVVEGRLPESIQEIALDIRYQHKGIKIGDVVTMEQVSAAPTADADVVEGTQAPYLAQTQYTVVGFVDTPIYFSRLTRGVGNVSGFVVVHNTAVAGDVSTELFFWQDKARAYRAYELAYNALMEATQSTIEAALKPQATVRFDALKQKMMDKVADGQKEIDEGYRKLADGQEKLDDAKKKLDEGRQEYEAGQQKLADGEQSLAAGQQTLRQSEQAYQQGLSQWQAQSDVLSEKEQEYENGLAAHQSGEAAFEEKTAEAEATIAKNRTELEQAEQRLNETKTTLENGLQEIVSGESTLAASQQALVSKLKAAIPDLEQHLEKLKQQAEADELDVTLKEQVLSALSSTPALTRIYLKEQQKALQQGLEQLAAQRQQAPEQLTQVQQALATIAEKMAPLQTQIEAAEANNKALEAEVSRLQTKAQQLAAALETAQSQLASAKQQYDALNSTTVPEAEREEHEAAIKQAQSAVEVATQAVEEAETAYNNVNTQLESFQQQQAKLQGLKDAYDGLSNQQAELSAQQEQLQQLLSPETEAQITARQDQAETLAQQITELDHAIQALASAKDQLADSRQQLATGQAEYDAGVAAYEEGLAQLTAGEQALAEEKAAAQAKLEAATAQLEAARAQLDGGWQQLFASRATLTAAESQLQSGRSELTSAEESLEQGRREADDAKRQLADGEKEYQDNRKAFEAEKKAALQDLQKAQKQLDEAKEKIDTLERPKYYSNLRDSFDSYESLYDNAQQIKQISQVFPLFFFAIAALVTFTTIKRMVSEQRNYMGTMKQMGYPNAIILSKFVLYALLATSIGIVVGIELGYRIFPPVIMNAYNNLFHFDEPTIVRSWPLNISVALIALACALIPAIWTPIQLLRQQPAHLLQPEAPKAGKKILLERIPLIWRHLSFNRKMTIRNLLRYKGRNLMTLIGVAGCTMLIVTGFGISDTIEDLVAVQFKQLHTYNSLMYLDDNNTADEVAQVVSLLKEQYGDQHLLTVHNEQWQTSSDKAVQNVSVMVPIAELSGFIQLRERHQADKTLALDNSGVVISERLAEYVGVKQGDKLTLVKDGETVQLPIAKITENYIGHYVYMSPAVYRQYFAHEATVNAVLVKGLTHEQTQAFEQDWNEDKRVLTILNLGVAAENVDATMGSLGVITLVLILSAAALAFVVLYNLTNINISERIRELSTIKVLGFYSREVSLYIYDEILILTLLGSLLGLASGTFLNQYILKTIQMPNLLFYPEVSWQSYLISAVITFIFASVVMLVMHQKLKAINMVEALKAVE, from the coding sequence ATGAATCGAACTGTATGGCGCGATAATTTGCGTGAAATCAAAAAATCATGGCCACGATTTCTTTCGATTTTACTCATTATGTTATTGGGAGTAGCCTTTTTCGTTGGTATTAAAGCAACGAGTCCGGCGATGTTAGAGACGACACGGCGACATTTTGAACGGTATCAATTACCAGACGGGCAAGTATTATCGACATTAGGCTTGGATGAGTCGGATATTAAAGTAATCCAGTCGCTTGGTTTAGACGTTGAACCATTAAAAACGCTAGAAACAACATTGTCACCTGTCGGTGAACAGGTAAAAGTATACCCTTATTTAGCAAAGCGTCGGTATTTTTATGTGGTGGAAGGACGGCTGCCTGAGTCCATTCAAGAAATTGCATTGGATATCCGCTATCAACATAAAGGGATAAAAATAGGCGACGTCGTTACCATGGAACAAGTGTCGGCGGCACCAACGGCAGACGCGGATGTCGTCGAGGGGACGCAAGCACCGTATCTAGCGCAAACACAGTACACAGTTGTCGGTTTTGTGGATACACCGATTTATTTTTCAAGGTTGACACGTGGTGTTGGCAATGTCAGTGGTTTTGTTGTCGTACATAATACAGCGGTGGCAGGAGATGTGTCTACTGAATTATTTTTCTGGCAAGACAAAGCGCGTGCGTATCGTGCGTATGAGCTGGCTTATAATGCCTTGATGGAAGCGACACAATCGACAATCGAAGCAGCGTTGAAACCACAAGCAACTGTACGTTTTGATGCCCTGAAACAAAAAATGATGGATAAAGTAGCGGATGGTCAAAAAGAAATTGATGAAGGCTACCGAAAACTGGCAGATGGACAAGAAAAATTGGATGATGCTAAAAAGAAATTGGATGAAGGACGCCAAGAATATGAAGCCGGTCAACAGAAATTAGCAGATGGTGAGCAATCATTAGCTGCCGGACAACAAACTTTGCGCCAATCAGAACAAGCGTATCAACAAGGTCTCTCACAGTGGCAAGCGCAATCCGATGTGTTGTCTGAAAAGGAACAGGAATATGAAAATGGTTTAGCAGCCCATCAGTCAGGTGAAGCGGCATTTGAGGAAAAAACGGCTGAGGCAGAAGCAACAATCGCCAAGAATCGCACTGAATTAGAACAAGCTGAGCAGCGTTTGAATGAGACGAAGACAACTTTAGAAAATGGTTTGCAAGAAATTGTCTCGGGAGAATCCACACTGGCTGCGTCACAACAAGCGTTAGTATCGAAGTTAAAAGCAGCGATACCGGATTTAGAACAACATTTAGAGAAGTTGAAACAACAAGCCGAAGCAGACGAACTCGATGTGACGCTTAAAGAACAGGTGTTGTCAGCCTTATCGTCGACGCCAGCATTAACACGGATTTATTTGAAAGAACAACAAAAAGCGTTGCAACAAGGATTAGAGCAATTAGCAGCGCAACGCCAACAAGCACCGGAACAATTAACGCAGGTGCAACAAGCCTTAGCAACTATTGCAGAAAAGATGGCGCCATTACAAACGCAAATCGAAGCGGCAGAAGCTAATAATAAAGCGCTAGAAGCAGAAGTATCAAGACTGCAAACAAAAGCGCAACAATTGGCAGCAGCGCTAGAGACGGCGCAGAGCCAACTAGCGAGTGCCAAACAGCAGTATGATGCGTTAAACAGCACAACCGTTCCGGAAGCAGAACGCGAAGAACATGAAGCGGCAATTAAGCAAGCACAATCAGCAGTAGAAGTTGCAACACAAGCAGTTGAGGAAGCAGAAACAGCGTATAATAACGTTAATACGCAGCTAGAATCGTTTCAACAACAACAGGCAAAACTGCAAGGGTTAAAAGATGCCTATGACGGATTGTCCAACCAACAAGCCGAGTTATCGGCGCAGCAGGAACAGTTGCAGCAACTACTCAGTCCGGAAACAGAGGCACAAATCACAGCACGTCAAGACCAAGCAGAGACTTTGGCACAACAAATTACTGAATTAGACCATGCGATTCAAGCATTAGCGAGTGCCAAAGACCAATTAGCAGACAGCCGGCAGCAACTAGCGACGGGTCAAGCTGAGTATGATGCGGGTGTAGCGGCGTACGAGGAGGGGCTCGCGCAATTAACTGCCGGTGAGCAAGCATTAGCAGAAGAAAAAGCTGCCGCCCAAGCAAAACTCGAAGCGGCAACCGCTCAATTAGAAGCTGCTCGGGCGCAATTGGATGGCGGTTGGCAACAATTGTTTGCCTCGAGAGCAACATTGACGGCAGCAGAAAGTCAACTGCAATCTGGACGTTCGGAGTTAACAAGTGCTGAAGAATCATTAGAACAAGGTCGTCGTGAAGCGGATGATGCCAAGCGTCAATTAGCCGATGGCGAAAAAGAGTATCAAGATAATCGTAAGGCCTTTGAAGCAGAGAAAAAAGCTGCCCTACAAGATTTACAGAAAGCGCAAAAGCAATTGGACGAAGCGAAAGAGAAGATTGACACGCTTGAGCGACCAAAGTATTATTCGAATTTACGTGATAGCTTTGACTCGTACGAAAGTCTCTATGATAATGCGCAGCAAATTAAGCAAATTAGCCAAGTGTTCCCACTATTTTTCTTTGCGATAGCGGCGCTGGTGACCTTTACAACGATTAAGCGTATGGTCAGCGAACAACGCAATTATATGGGGACAATGAAGCAGATGGGCTATCCTAATGCAATCATTCTCAGCAAGTTTGTCTTATATGCGCTTTTAGCAACCTCCATTGGTATTGTAGTTGGTATTGAACTGGGTTACCGTATTTTTCCGCCAGTGATTATGAATGCGTATAATAATTTATTCCATTTTGATGAACCAACCATTGTGCGTTCGTGGCCGTTAAATATCAGTGTGGCACTCATTGCGCTAGCCTGTGCACTCATTCCAGCGATTTGGACACCGATTCAATTATTACGGCAACAGCCAGCACATTTATTACAACCGGAAGCGCCCAAAGCCGGCAAGAAAATTTTATTAGAGCGCATCCCATTGATTTGGCGGCATTTAAGCTTTAATAGAAAAATGACTATTCGCAACTTATTGCGCTACAAAGGACGTAATTTGATGACCTTAATCGGTGTGGCTGGCTGTACGATGCTGATTGTCACGGGGTTTGGCATTAGTGATACGATTGAAGATTTAGTGGCGGTACAGTTCAAGCAACTGCATACCTATAATTCGTTAATGTATCTGGATGACAATAATACAGCGGATGAAGTGGCACAGGTGGTTTCACTACTGAAAGAACAATATGGTGACCAGCATCTATTAACCGTACATAATGAGCAATGGCAAACGAGTAGTGACAAGGCAGTGCAAAATGTTTCGGTGATGGTGCCAATCGCAGAGCTGAGTGGTTTTATTCAATTGCGTGAACGGCATCAAGCAGATAAGACGTTAGCGCTCGATAATAGCGGTGTGGTCATTTCTGAGCGTCTAGCAGAATATGTTGGTGTAAAGCAAGGTGATAAGCTGACATTAGTCAAGGACGGCGAGACAGTCCAACTGCCGATTGCGAAGATTACGGAAAATTATATTGGACATTATGTCTATATGTCTCCAGCGGTCTATCGACAATATTTTGCGCATGAAGCAACGGTCAATGCTGTGCTCGTAAAAGGATTGACCCATGAACAGACACAAGCGTTTGAACAAGACTGGAATGAGGACAAACGGGTGCTGACCATCCTAAACTTAGGTGTAGCCGCAGAAAATGTCGATGCCACCATGGGTAGTCTGGGTGTTATCACCCTGGTGTTAATTTTATCAGCTGCCGCATTAGCGTTTGTGGTGCTATATAATTTGACCAATATTAATATTTCCGAGCGGATTCGCGAGTTGTCGACGATTAAAGTGTTAGGCTTTTACAGTCGTGAGGTGAGTTTGTATATCTATGATGAAATTCTCATCTTAACCTTACTAGGATCACTTCTTGGATTAGCATCGGGTACATTTTTGAATCAGTATATTTTAAAAACAATTCAGATGCCAAACTTATTATTCTATCCAGAAGTAAGTTGGCAGAGTTATCTGATTTCGGCAGTGATTACCTTTATTTTCGCTTCCGTAGTGATGCTGGTCATGCATCAAAAATTGAAGGCAATCAATATGGTTGAAGCACTCAAAGCTGTTGAATAA
- a CDS encoding TetR/AcrR family transcriptional regulator: MSNNLELNQLTKQSLKTALIQLLKDNEVEQISVTSLTHRAGVSRMAYYRNYQSITHLYHDVYDEYFQQFFHENRSLLVQRNGFNFWKNLFSFLYRHQDVAEILLSPKENHHFLAYLNEAFCQPLNDLHDRYLMRGVIGSIFNILVQWVNDEFVYEPEILAELCQQLTQNVPAPIANLDKWLPDN; this comes from the coding sequence ATGTCCAATAACCTGGAACTTAATCAACTGACTAAACAATCACTAAAGACTGCCCTCATCCAGCTACTCAAGGATAATGAAGTCGAACAAATTAGCGTCACTTCACTGACTCACCGCGCCGGTGTCTCACGTATGGCCTATTACCGCAACTATCAATCCATCACCCACTTGTATCACGATGTTTACGACGAGTATTTTCAACAATTTTTCCACGAAAATCGCTCACTGCTCGTCCAACGCAATGGATTTAATTTCTGGAAAAATCTATTTTCATTCTTATACCGACACCAAGATGTCGCCGAAATTCTGTTATCCCCCAAAGAAAACCATCATTTTCTCGCTTATTTAAATGAAGCTTTTTGCCAACCACTCAACGACTTGCATGACCGCTACTTAATGCGTGGTGTTATCGGTAGTATTTTCAACATACTCGTGCAGTGGGTCAACGATGAATTTGTCTACGAACCGGAAATACTTGCCGAACTCTGTCAGCAACTGACACAAAACGTCCCGGCGCCCATCGCTAATTTGGATAAATGGCTGCCAGATAATTAG